GACAAGGCGATGCGATCCTCATCAAAACACCCGATTCAAAAACTGTTCTCATCGATGCAGGGCCCGACGAAAGAGCTGCGGAACTCGTCAATTATCTACATTCCAGAAATGTAACATCGATTGATGCTTTCATTCTGACTCATCCCGATGAAGATCATATCGGAGGGGCTGACGAAGTCCTCAGGAACTTCGATGTCTTAGGCGTCTATCATCCAGGATATGTCAAAGCAACAACAACATACAACAAATTTGCATCGGCGATGCTTGAAGAGGGGTGCCCGATCATCACGGACGAGACTATCGACCCGGGGGATCGAATTCCGATAAGCGGACTCGTTGATTTTCTCGTTCTTCACATCGACAAAGATGCGCCTGATTCCAACAGCGCAAGCATCGTCATAAAAATGTCATATTCCGAAGTAGATTTTCTACTAACAGGGGATATCGGAAATAATATCGAGAGAAAGCTTTTGGTCGACTTCCCCTCAGAATTAGACATCGAGGTCCTAAAAGTTGCCCATCACGGGAGCAAATACTCCACGTCAGATGAGTTCCTCGATGCGACAACACCGGAAATCGGAATCATCATGGTCGGAGCTGATAATCCTTATGGCCATCCCTCACCTGAAACGCTCGCGAGGCTATCAGACCACAATGTCACAGTCTTACGGACAGATATTGATGGGACAATAGCTCTTACAACAAATGGCATCAGTTTAGCAGTTTATTTCGAAGAGATGATTAATATCGAAGAGGACTTGAATGATTCACTACCCATAAAGTCTGAATCAGTGAAGACCATTGAGATGATCGAAGTTGCAATTTCATCGCAGTTCGCAGAAAATGGGCCCGAATGCACTACTGGACAAGAAAGTCAATATAGAGAAGGGGCAGAAGCTACCTTCCAGGAAAAATATACGATAATCACCGTCTCACGGTACAGAACTGGGTCAAATGGTCCGTGCCTTAGCCTAAAGGATTCGGCGGCAAGTGTCCCTTTCTCACGTTCGTTTGCGACCCATTCTCTCTATGACATTGGTGAAGACCGCATCATTTCGAATGACCGAAAGGTCTTCAATCAAGATCGCATATGGATAA
This genomic window from Methanomassiliicoccales archaeon contains:
- a CDS encoding MBL fold metallo-hydrolase encodes the protein MRKRRIRFWLFVISIISIISASFASLSAEGHPDRIERFGLFAATDHFIVYFVLADTNGKSIVVGGSVDLEILDDFLVSLYKTSFRVEANNFSTHILPDHTFIHGYVWQIPYTVIQKSDSRNGTLTANIRFSNDEIILERSCSDVPFPDALRAPNKPPVLKLDAPKISWCDVVTEFSASSSYDPNLNTMVFHWSFGDGQNTTGSSIVSHSYRFPGDYQVKLVAEDSEGGHSEVTHSIKVENPEVISIIEKRFENASMSPSMRTLWLNIFLSNKALEPIQINTSEFSLKIDHNELYRCQYPEYGLARDLDPFKRISIALKFEIPDDRKPYILIYKDRVFVPIEGTTQENLTVSFVDVGQGDAILIKTPDSKTVLIDAGPDERAAELVNYLHSRNVTSIDAFILTHPDEDHIGGADEVLRNFDVLGVYHPGYVKATTTYNKFASAMLEEGCPIITDETIDPGDRIPISGLVDFLVLHIDKDAPDSNSASIVIKMSYSEVDFLLTGDIGNNIERKLLVDFPSELDIEVLKVAHHGSKYSTSDEFLDATTPEIGIIMVGADNPYGHPSPETLARLSDHNVTVLRTDIDGTIALTTNGISLAVYFEEMINIEEDLNDSLPIKSESVKTIEMIEVAISSQFAENGPECTTGQESQYREGAEATFQEKYTIITVSRYRTGSNGPCLSLKDSAASVPFSRSFATHSLYDIGEDRIISNDRKVFNQDRIWIINGQRF